AAGAAACAGTTGCTAATATCAATCAAAATGAAAATCTTGGTGATGTTGCATTCTCAGCAAAAATTGTACAAAGCGTGGTGCTCAGCAACATTATTTGCAATCCGAAACAGCTCCTGAAATGCACACTCTTAAGTCAAATGCCTGTATATGAAACCAGCCGCCCGGGTAAGCGCGCAAGGTTGGACGAAGGGTGACACTTTCTTAAGTGTCAGTGCGATCAGCAGGGCGGAGTCTTCGCAGCCCCATAAACGACGCACCGAGGAGGAACGACGAGCCCGTAGGAGAACCGACCCGAGTCCTCGAAGGGTTGCGCCCAAGGTATTGTTCTTTTTTGTATTATTCTCAGTTTGCATTGGTGTTTTTAGGATGCGATACAAAGGGTAGTCATCGAGCTCTAATGGGACCATTTGTGCTGGTCCGGAGAGCCTGTAAGGAATTCGTGATGTCGTTTTCGGCAGCCGCATCCTATCTCATTTACACTTTTAGTTTTATGACAGTCTCAGATTTCCCATTCAGCCTGTTATCCATTTTTTCCGAAATTCGCCCCTGCACTCCTCAGTCCCACATCTCCTTTAACCTGCTCTGTATGTCTGTTTTGGTACCCTCTTCAGCTTCGTCCTCGGTTGACGTTTGGGGTTCAGTACATATTTCATCCATCGAGCCCTTGACTTCAGGTGTAAAGAAACGGCTGCACTGTGCATAGACATGTCTGTCGGACATGCCTTTGGGTCTGGTATAAAACCGAAGTGGCCAGGTTACATACAGGTTATTTTTTGCCCGGGTCATGGCCACATATGCAAGTCTGAGCTCCTCACTTGTGTCTTCCGGTGAATCGGTGGCCATGTCGGAAGGGAGGCATCCATCTGCGGCATGAATAAGGTAAACCGTATCCCACTCACACCCTTTGGCAGAATGGATGGTTGAGAGAATCAGATAATCTTCATCTTTACTTGACTGGCCGGCAAGGTCACTTGTGGATGCAGGCGGGTCGAGGATAAGTTCGGTTAAAAAGTCAGTGCGTGATTTGTAGCCTGAAGAGAGTCCGGTGATATGTTCGATATCGTTAAAACGAATCTTGCCGTTTTCATACCGCTCTTCGAGAAGCGGTTTGTAGAAAGAGACGATGGAGTCAAGTTGACTGCCAAGGCTCTGCTCGCCCAGGGAGAGTTCACTGAGAAGAGTTGAAAGTCTGCCCACCTCCTTAAGCACAGGGGTGCTTGCGGGAACAGTTTTAAGTGAATCGAGGGTGTAGTTGTTAAGTGTTAGATGTTCAAAAATGGCTGAGGCTGTTGCGGGTCCTACTCCGTCAAAGAGTTGAAGGACCCTGAACCAGGCCATTTCATCTTTTCTGTTTTCCAGAATTTTAACAAAAGAGAGAAAGTCCTTGATGTGAGCAGCTTCCAGAAATTTCAAACCCCCGAATTTATGGAAAGGGATATTTTTTCTCACAAGTTCCAGCTCGAGTGCTGCGGAGTGAGAGCCTGCTCTGAAAAGGACGGCTTGATTTTTCAGTGGGATTCCCTCTTCAAGGTGTCCGAGTATTTTTTCAATCACACCATTTGCTTCACACTCTTCGTCTTTATAGGTGATAAGCTGTGGCCGGTTTGAACCTTTGCGTTTTGAGAAGAGGTTTTTGGTGAACCTTTCGCTTTCCTGTGAAATGAGTAAATTGGTGGTGTTGAGGATAGGCTCAGTTGATCTGTAGTTGTGTTCGAGTGTGACAATGGTTGTGTCGGGAAATGTTTTTGGAAAGTCAAGCATGTTGCGAACCGATGCTGCTCTGAAGCTGTAAATGCTTTGTGCATCATCCCCGACAACCATAATATTTTTATTTGCTTGTCGCATTCGCACAAGGATATCAGATTGCAGTTTGTTTGTATCCTGGTATTCATCGACGAGTATGTGGTCAAATCTCTTTTCGATCAGCTCTGCATTTTTCTTCTCTCCAAGGAGATGATACCAGTACAGGAGCAGATCATCATAGTCCAGGGTGTTTCTTCTCTGTTTAACTGAAACATATTCTCTGAAAATCTCCTTTAGCTGAGGTTTCCATCTCTCGCACCAGGGAAAGTGAACTTTGAGAATATGGTCAAGGTCTTCGCCGGAGTTCATTCTTCTTGAGTAGATGGCCAGAAGAGTTGATTTTCTCGGGAATCTACCCTTTTTTGCAGATTCGGTTTTTTTGTGTCTGATAACATCCATGAGGTCTTCGGCATCAGACTGGTCAAGGATTGTAAAATCGGGGCCGATCCCGGCTGCTTCGCTGTAGATTCGCAGCAGGCGGTTGGCAGCAGCATGGAATGTTCCGCCCCAGACAGAGGAGGTTGCGGAGCAATCTTTTTGCTGCAGTGCCTGAGCCGCTCTGGTGAGCATTTCCCTTGCGGCTCTGCGAGTGAATGTGAGCAGAAGAATCCTCTCGGGTTTAACTCCGGAGTTTATGAGATGAGCCACTCTGTAGGCGAGGGTTTTGGTTTTTCCGCTGCCTGCTCCGGCAACAACAAGCAGCGGCCCTTCACCAAAGGAAACCGCTTCCAGTTGTCTGCTGTTTAATTCCTTACTCCATTTTTCAATCTCTTTAATCATAAAACTAAAATCTTAATGGCCTTCTGAATTAGAGTTCGTAATTACCCTCAGATTCCGGTTGATACAGAATCTCCTCCACGATCAGTTCGATCTTTCCTTTGGGAACATCCCACTCGATTGTATCTCCTACCTTATAGCCAATCAGGGCGGTTCCAATAGGGGCCAGAACCGAAATCCTGTCTTCGCTTACATCTGCATTGGCAGGGAATACAAGTTGGATTACCATTTCATCGCCGGTGTCGAGCTCCCTGAGCTTGACTTTGGAGTTCATGGTAATCACATCAGGGGGGATCTCCTGCGGTTTAACCACTTTAGCCCTGTCCAGTTCAGATTTGAGTTTTTTCATATACTCTTTCTCTGAACCTGTGACACCTTCCCGGGTAATAAGGCCGGAAAGTCTTTTCATGTCCAACTCTGTGATATAGATATTCCGTATTTTCACCTCCACCAGCTCCTTTCTGAGTCTGTAGAAAAAATAGAGATGTTCATATCATAGTATTGCGATCAGGACAAAGATATATTATTTCACCTGCCCGGTAAATGAGATCTGTTATTGGGGAAAAGATGAGTTCAAAGGAACTGATGTGGGGTGGTTTTCCACAAAGGGGCGGCCTCTTAATTGCTTCCTGTTTATTTGTGTTAAGATCAGGGGTTTAAATGACCTGTTAAAATGCGCAGAAAAAAGGTTAAAACGCGGCGGCTATGTATGAGAGCGGAAGATGGTTTTGGGCTGATTTGTTGAAAATCCTCGCTGTTTTTGGAGTCGTACTGATTCATAGCTCCGCACCGTTTCTGGTGCAGTATAAACAAGCCGGGGAATTAATATGGTGGAGCGGAAATCTCTACAATTCGGCTTCGAGATGGTGTATTCCAGTCTTCATAATGCTAAGCGGGGCATTTCTGCTCAGAAAAACGCAAAAAGATTCAGTCCATACTTTTTTCAAAAGACGGGTGCAGAGAATTGCAATCCCGTTTCTTATCTGGAGCGTGATCTATTACCTGTGGAGGGTATACGCCAACAACGAACCGCTCCCCCTTTCCTCTTTTTTTACTCTCTTCCTGCAGGAACCTGTATACTATCACCTGTGGTTTTTTTATGTCCTTATTGTTCTCTATATCTTTGCACCGGTAATCGGTTCCTATTTGAAAGGGGCGCAGAGGCAAAATGTAGCCTATTTTCTGATCGTGTGGTTTCTGTTTGCTTCGGTTCTCCCTGTAATAGAAGAGTATTTCGGATTCCAAAGTTATTTCTCTTTGGGCAATATCGCATCCGCCTTTTATTACGTGGGGTACTTTGTTCTTGGATATCTGCTGAAGGATATGCAGCTGAACCGAAAACTGATAGTTTATATGTCCCTGGTTTTTTTTGTTTCATTTATGTTTACAGCTTATGGAACTTTTTTTCTAACAGTGGTTGAGAATGGCGGAGAGTTTGACGGGCTCTTATATGAATATTTCAGCTTCAATGTCTCAGCCATGGCGGTCGCTCTGTTTTTAATGGTAAACAGGTTAAAAGCTCCCAAACATAAGCTGGGCTTAAGGGTTGTATCAGAAACTGCGGTATGTGTGCCGGGTATTTTTCTTGTTCATGCTATGTTTATAGCGCTGTTTATCAGAGGAATGCTGGGGTTTACTCTCGATCAGAACACCATCCATCCGCTCCTTGGGATACCGCTTTTCGCCCTGAGTGTTTTCCTCTCTTCTCTGGTGATTGTGTATATCATAAGAAAAATTCCGGTAATTAAATATTCCGTGCCCTGAAAAAAAAAGTGAAGCTTAGGCGTTTAGTTAAATAAATAGATTAACCGGAGATCAGAAATGAGTTACAAAAATTTAAAAACTCTCCTTGTGCAGCGTTCTCTGCTCCCGCCGGTTTTCCTGGATTATGTCATCCCTGTGCTTTTTTCCCTGATATTGTTGTTTCTTATCTCTTTGCCCCAGGGAAACAGAAAAGAACTCTATATCATTGAGCAGGATGAGTATCAATCGTTTCTGCGCGTTGCCCACTCTTCATTGATGGAACTCTCTAAAGAGGAGGCATGGGAAACTGTGGTGCCCCGGGTTGAAACTGTATGGATCCCTTCGAGTGCGGATGGAAGCGATCAGCCTGCGCTTTTCTATAACTCAGGGTCCGATGCAAAAAAGCCTCTTCTTGTTGCCCTGCATAGTTGGAGTGCTGATTATAAACAGCATTACAGTATTCCGTATGGAATTTGGGCTGTGAAAAACGACTGGGTATTTATTCACCCCGACTACAGGGGGCCATATACCAACCCTCAGGCAACAGCTTCTGAACTTGCTGTTCAGGATATCCTGGATGCAGTTGAGTATGCAAAAAGCAATGCCCGTATAGACAGATCAAGAGTGTATTTAACAGGGTTTTCCGGGGGCGGGATGACTACGCTGATCATGGTGGGCCGGTACCCTTCGCTATGGACCGCCGCGGCTGCATGGGTACCGGTGTATGATCTTGTCCAGTGGTACGAAACAATCCAAGGCGCAGCGCACGATTATGCAGCCCATATAGAAAACTCCTGTGGAGGTTCGCCCCTTGAGAGCAGCGAGGCTTATCAGGAGTGCAAAAATAGAAGTGCAAGTACCTATCTGAGCAACGCTGTGGGAAAAGATGTTCAGGTTTATATCGCCACCGGTGTTGGTGATCTGTTTGTCCCCCCGGGGCATGGAGTTCAGGCTTTTAATGATCTGGCGGGAGAACCTGAACGGATCAGTCCTGAAGATATCTCGTATATCGATACTAATTACAGGCTGCCGGAACATCTTCTGGGAGAGTATTCCGATGAACTGTTTAAAATGGCGGGTTACGATCTTATATTCAGCAGGAAATCACAGAATGTCAAATTGCAGATATACGACGGGGGGCATGATATTGTGTATAATGCAGGGCTTTTCTGGCTTGGAGGACAAAAAAGATGATTCAAAGCTGCCGGCTGTGCCACCACAGCCAGCAACTTTGAATCCGGGTGCCTGGCAGACGGTTATCGTTTAGTTACTGATATTTGTCGCCTTTAGCAATCTTTCCCACATGTTGTCGAAACTGAACGAGCCTGACCTGCCATTATCATCTTCCTGCACCATGGGGTGGGTTCTTTGCGGGGTGCGGGATGCGTTTACGCTACTTTTGGCACGTGCAGCGGATGCCGATGCTGCCCGTGAGCTTCGAAGGGCCTGGGGGTTGTCGGTTTGTGCCAATGGGTGTGGATAGGTATAAGGTGTATAGTTTCTGTTTGGTCTGAGGAAGTAATCCCTGTTTTCCTGGATATGTTCTCTTGAGAGTCCTCTGTCACGGACAAAGGGTACGGCTGTTTCCTGGCCGTTCACTGTGTTGTTCCAGATGTGGAGGTCATGGATCTGGTCAATGCCCGGATAGCTTGAGGAGAGGTATCTTCCGTTTGGTCCTCTCATGAAAGATCTGTAGTTTTCAAGCATTATGGGTTGTGTGAAACTGCCTTCAAATTCGTTGTCAAAAATCACACCTGTCCCACCCCTTATAAACATCCCCATGAAGCTGTGTCCTGATTTGATTGTATTGCCATAGATCTCGTAGCTTCTGGTTCCTCTTCCGTACTCGTAGTTTCCGTGGGCATCGATGGGGTTGGTGTTTTGGTTTCCGTTGTCGATTGTGTTGTAACGGAAAACGTAACGTGCTCCGCGGTTGGCTGCGATTGAGTGGATGTTTCTTGCTCTGTGGTGACTGAAATAGTTATCCTCCACGTACACCGCATCATCACTTCCGAGTGAAAGCGGACGGTCCCATGATGCATCGTTGTCACCGTAGATCACAACATCGGTCATACCGTTTTCAAGAAATCTGTTGTTATCGATAACACCTCGTACGAAGCCGTGGGTTTGAACACCGCGTCTGCGGAAATTGGTGAATGTGCTGTTGTCAACTCTGAAGGTGAGATCGTTGCTTCTGAGCTGTACGCCTCCGCCTGCACCGTTTCCGTCAAGGACCAGGTTTGTGAGCCGGAAGAACCCTTCGGTGACCACATTGAAGATCCAGTTAAGGGAAGAGTTTCCTCTGAGGGTGGTTCCGTTGTCACCGGAGCCGGATATGGTGAGGTTTTTATTGACTCTGATAGAGGGGCCGTTGATATTGAAATTGCCTTCGGGGATAATGACTGTGCCGTTTTCAGGGGCAGCATCGATTGCAGCCTGGATGTCAGCTCTGCTTCCGCTTGCTGCACGAACTTCATCTGCTTGTGTTGTGCTAAGGGTTAAAAGGATAGTTGTAAGAATAAAAGATGCGTAGAGTTTGATTTTCATCTGGTCTACCTTATCTGTTTAGTGATAGGAAAGATGTGCATAGGAACATCTGTTTTGATTTTGGGGGGATTTCGAATTTGAATTGAAAATTATTTTTACAAAAACTTTCCCTCTGCTCTCATTGGCACTGTCATTGCACCTGTTTATCAGGAGAAATTGCCACTTTTAGAGCTAAGAGGCTAAAGATAGATGAAGA
This region of Chitinispirillum alkaliphilum genomic DNA includes:
- a CDS encoding ATP-dependent DNA helicase: MIKEIEKWSKELNSRQLEAVSFGEGPLLVVAGAGSGKTKTLAYRVAHLINSGVKPERILLLTFTRRAAREMLTRAAQALQQKDCSATSSVWGGTFHAAANRLLRIYSEAAGIGPDFTILDQSDAEDLMDVIRHKKTESAKKGRFPRKSTLLAIYSRRMNSGEDLDHILKVHFPWCERWKPQLKEIFREYVSVKQRRNTLDYDDLLLYWYHLLGEKKNAELIEKRFDHILVDEYQDTNKLQSDILVRMRQANKNIMVVGDDAQSIYSFRAASVRNMLDFPKTFPDTTIVTLEHNYRSTEPILNTTNLLISQESERFTKNLFSKRKGSNRPQLITYKDEECEANGVIEKILGHLEEGIPLKNQAVLFRAGSHSAALELELVRKNIPFHKFGGLKFLEAAHIKDFLSFVKILENRKDEMAWFRVLQLFDGVGPATASAIFEHLTLNNYTLDSLKTVPASTPVLKEVGRLSTLLSELSLGEQSLGSQLDSIVSFYKPLLEERYENGKIRFNDIEHITGLSSGYKSRTDFLTELILDPPASTSDLAGQSSKDEDYLILSTIHSAKGCEWDTVYLIHAADGCLPSDMATDSPEDTSEELRLAYVAMTRAKNNLYVTWPLRFYTRPKGMSDRHVYAQCSRFFTPEVKGSMDEICTEPQTSTEDEAEEGTKTDIQSRLKEMWD
- a CDS encoding Pectate lyase superfamily protein translates to MKIKLYASFILTTILLTLSTTQADEVRAASGSRADIQAAIDAAPENGTVIIPEGNFNINGPSIRVNKNLTISGSGDNGTTLRGNSSLNWIFNVVTEGFFRLTNLVLDGNGAGGGVQLRSNDLTFRVDNSTFTNFRRRGVQTHGFVRGVIDNNRFLENGMTDVVIYGDNDASWDRPLSLGSDDAVYVEDNYFSHHRARNIHSIAANRGARYVFRYNTIDNGNQNTNPIDAHGNYEYGRGTRSYEIYGNTIKSGHSFMGMFIRGGTGVIFDNEFEGSFTQPIMLENYRSFMRGPNGRYLSSSYPGIDQIHDLHIWNNTVNGQETAVPFVRDRGLSREHIQENRDYFLRPNRNYTPYTYPHPLAQTDNPQALRSSRAASASAARAKSSVNASRTPQRTHPMVQEDDNGRSGSFSFDNMWERLLKATNISN
- a CDS encoding Regulator of nucleoside diphosphate kinase; the protein is MKIRNIYITELDMKRLSGLITREGVTGSEKEYMKKLKSELDRAKVVKPQEIPPDVITMNSKVKLRELDTGDEMVIQLVFPANADVSEDRISVLAPIGTALIGYKVGDTIEWDVPKGKIELIVEEILYQPESEGNYEL